One window of the Dendropsophus ebraccatus isolate aDenEbr1 chromosome 12, aDenEbr1.pat, whole genome shotgun sequence genome contains the following:
- the LOC138768759 gene encoding sperm acrosome membrane-associated protein 6-like — protein CGAELVTSCFPCFTTPAERDAICGYPISLGKIEAMDCLQRLHRGFELLSNITIAYSQIQNIRKYLKTFIDEIKTIDQLYFPHAWVQQFDNKMAEFVSHVRERAANHPAAQCIPPCGLQKAARTFSCGQCAAVDCPFPIACPIQEIKVNEYEKTFIPCGGRFIMSHHLRIVWKFAKDIWTTDLSFFKEIKHKGDLFHLLNPAVGSNRGTYFCEIFDEDDDMILRQYQYVNVITPEDEDERIQEIFQDVLRAKPPVEEEIIPDPIIEAAKSNISRIFTSPLACYIYIGVASFVATIVIVKLWQYALNVDWDTTRKLLRRSQNPLPQPYE, from the exons TGTGGAGCGGAGCTGGTGACATCTTGCTTCCCCTGCTTCACCACCCCGGCGGAGAGGGACGCCATATGCGGATACCCCATCTCCCTGGGGAAAATAGAGGCCATGGATTGCCTCCAAAGGCTGCACAGGGGGTTTGAGCTCCTGAGTAACATCACAATAG CCTATTCCCAGATACAAAACATCCGGAAGTATCTGAAGACGTTTATAGACGAAATAAAGACGATCGATCAGTTGT ACTTCCCACATGCCTGGGTGCAACAATTCGATAACAAGATGGCAGAATTTGTTAGCCATGTGAGAGAGCGTGCTGCAA ATCATCCAGCGGCACAATGTATACCGCCATGTG GACTTCAGAAAGCGGCGCGGACGTTCTCCTGCGGCCAGTGTGCAGCGGTGGATTGCCCGTTCCCTATCGCCTGTCCCA TTCAAGAAATTAAAGTGAATGAATACGAGAAAACTTTCATCCCAtgtgggggaagatttatcatgtCGCACCATCTGCGTATCGTCTGGAAGTTCGCCAAAGACAT CTGGACGACTGACCTGAGTTTCTTCAAGGAAATAAAGCACAAAGGAGACCTATTCCATCTCCTGAATCCTGCAGTGGGCAGCAATAGGGGCACCTACTTCTGTGAGATCTTCGATGAGGATGATGATATGATTCTTAGACAGTACCAGTATGTGAATG TGATCACACCAGAGGACGAAGACGAACGTATACAGGAGATATTCCAAGATGTTCTGAGGGCAAAGCCGCCTGTAGAGGAGGAGATAATACCGGACCCCATCATAGAGGCCGCCAAGTCTAACATCTCCCGCATCTTTACAAGTCCCCTggcctgctatatatatattggagtgGCCTCCTTTGTGGCAACAATAGTCATTGTAAAGCTGTGGCAATATGCCCTAAATGTGGACTGGGATACTACCAGAAAGTTATTACGGAGATCCCAGAATCCCTTACCCCAACCCTATGAATAA